A genomic region of Denticeps clupeoides chromosome 17, fDenClu1.1, whole genome shotgun sequence contains the following coding sequences:
- the LOC114766872 gene encoding zinc-binding protein A33-like: protein MASRPSLSEEDFFCPVCCDVFNDPVLLACSHSLCRSCLRTFWDQRGATECPVCRSLSMNTTPPCNIVLKGMCEAILQDRRQRAASLSEEAGLCSAHCQTLTHFCERSKKPVCAACRDPTKHSDLSFRTLEQAAPDHKEELIFKLKPLQEKVKALEGFKRTFCRTTEFIKGQAHQTERLIKEKFEELHQFLREEEGMRLAALKEEEEQSCQLMKKKTDDLNSEIAFLKDTIRAIEEEIGAESLPFLMNYKSLSERAQYLPHDPERVSGEALIQVAKHLGNLAFAVSSRLQSMVQYTPVVLDPNTANANLSLSEDLVSLVSSEKQKLLPNNPERFEGFASVLGSEGFSSGVHCWDVEVGNSAAWAVGVISESVYRKRQIKHKTGLWYVGYCGGRYGKGSSQENLSALRLDQKVQTLRVQLDWDKGKVSFTDVGRNTCLHVVKHRFHETVFPYFYNHCKDHPLKIVPVESSVTVRHIQPVNRS, encoded by the exons ATGGCCTCCAGACCCTCTCTGTCAGAAGAGGACTTCTTCTGTCCGGTGTGCTGTGACGTCTTCAACGACCCCGTCCTGCTGGCCTGCTCCCACAGCCTCTGCAGGTCCTGCCTGAGGACGTTCTGGGACCAGCGAGGAGCCACAGAGTGCCCGGTCTGCAGGAGCCTCTCCATGAACACGACGCCCCCCTGCAACATCGTGCTGAAGGGGATGTGCGAAGCCATCCTGCAGGACCGGAGGCAGCGCGCCGCCAGCCTGTCGGAGGAGGCCGGCCTCTGCAGCGCACACTGCCAGACGCTCACGCACTTCTGCGAGCGCAGCAAGAAGCCGGTTTGTGCCGCGTGCCGCGACCCCACGAAGCACAGCGACCTGAGCTTCCGCACCCTGGAGCAAGCTGCTCCAGATCACAAG GAGGAGCTCATCTTCAAGCTCAAGCCCCTACAGGAGAAGGTCAAAGCGCTTGAAGGTTTCAAACGAACCTTTTGCAGAACGACCGAGTTCATCAAG GGCCAAGCCCATCAGACAGAAAGGCTCATCAAGGAGAAGTTTGAGGAGCTTCACCAGTTCCTGCGTGAGGAAGAGGGAATGAGACTGGCTGCattgaaggaggaagaggagcagagctGCCagctgatgaagaagaagacagATGACCTCAATTCTGAAATCGCATTTCTTAAAGACACCATCAGAGCCATCGAGGAGGAGATAGGAGCTGAAAGTCTGCCGTTCCTGATG AACTACAAGTCTCTGTCTGAGAG AGCTCAGTACCTGCCTCACGATCCAGAGAGGGTGTCGGGAGAGGCACTGATCCAGGTGGCCAAGCACCTGGGAAATCTGGCGTTCGCCGTGTCCAGCAGGCTGCAGTCGATGGTGCAGTACA CTCCGGTGGTCCTGGACCCCAACACAGCCAACGCTAACCTGTCACTGTCAGAGGATCTGGTCAGCTTGGTGTCCAGCGAAAAGCAAAAGTTGCTTCCCAATAACCCGGAGCGGTTTGAGGGCTTCGCCAGCGTGCTGGGCTCAGAGGGTTTTAGCTCGGGGGTCCACTGCTGGGACGTGGAGGTCGGCAACAGTGCGGCCTGGGCCGTAGGGGTGATCTCCGAATCAGTGTACAGGAAGAGACAAATCAAGCACAAGACCGGTTTATGGTACGTGGGGTACTGTGGGGGTCGCTATGGAAAAGGGAGCTCCCAGGAGAACCTTTCAGCGCTGAGGCTCGACCAGAAGGTCCAGACCCTGAGGGTGCAGCTGGACTGGGACAAAGGAAAAGTGTCCTTCACCGACGTGGGCCGCAACACCTGCCTGCACGTGGTCAAGCACAGATTCCACGAGACGGTCTTCCCTTACTTCTACAACCACTGCAAGGACCACCCTCTGAAGATCGTGCCGGTGGAATCGTCAGTAACCGTGCGGCACATTCAGCCAGTAAATCGCTCATGA
- the LOC114767103 gene encoding mixed lineage kinase domain-like protein — MDLVEPILVIAEKLYSLCQEAKANKKRCARLAQRIRSLAELVKTAKVQSLGDKRKLVEDVLKELMLTLESAEEVLKKYSSEKVLVRMAKSQSYGEEFGSLNERLSEHAQLLSLALQVEQRKRLEEVFEETRRRSEDDKDRDGDRQELQKLLQAMQGMDAVYEVVDNTQNDVRQMKIMLENLRRPSIHLEAIREIPMEELSFDPTKPFMRSSISEFFEGEYNKFAVAIKRYACPISTSPCAVRTTFQKEVETMKRFESPNILRMFGICVQDGPSPNFLIVMEFCEKGSLRQVLDSDCKLPWSRKARMCLDAAQGIYRLHQSEPKFKFHGCIRSSKFLVAVGYTVKLGGFELAKTETSLRKKKEGKQSASCYCSPQQLKKIDHYDKACEIYSLGIVLWEIATRQVPFKDCTTSDIHKKVCKEKAMEPLPEDSPPQLKDLIVACRAYEPFHRPTAGVLVDKLRMVVEKGEED, encoded by the exons ATGGATTTGGTGGAGCCCATCCTGGTCATCGCCGAGAAGCTCTATTCACTGTGTCAGGAGGCGAAGGCCAACAAGAAGCGGTGCGCGCGGCTGGCGCAGCGCATCAGGTCCCTGGCGGAGCTGGTGAAAACGGCGAAGGTCCAGAGCCTCGGGGACAAGCGGAAGCTCGTGGAGGACGTGCTGAAGGAGCTCATGCTCACCCTGGAGTCCGCCGAGGAGGTGCTGAAGAAGTACTCCTCAGAGAAGGTCCTGGTGCGCATGGCGAAGAGCCAGAGCTACGGCGAGGAGTTCGGCAGCCTGAACGAGCGGCTCAGCGAGCACGCGCAGCTGCTGTCCCTCGCTCTGCAAGTGGAGCAGAGGAAACGGCTGGAGGAGGTGTTTGAGGAGACCAGGAGGAGGTCCGAGGACGACAAAGACAGGGACGGTGACCGCCAGGAGCTCCAGAAAC TGCTGCAGGCCATGCAAGGCATGGACGCTGTATACGAGGTCGTGGACAACACGCAGAATGACGTGCGGCAGATGAAAATCATGCTGGAGAACT TACGAAGGCCCAGCATTCACCTGGAGGCCATCCGGGAGATCCCCATGGAGGAGCTGAGCTTCGACCCCACCAAACCTTTCATGAGGTCCAGCATCTCGGAGTTCTTCGAGGGGGAGTACAACAAGTTCGCTGTGGCCATCAAGAGATACGCGTGTCCCATTAGCACCAGCCCGTG TGCAGTGAGGACCACCTTCCAGAAAGAAGTGGAGACCATGAAGCGCTTCGAGTCCCCAAACATCCTGAGGATGTTTGGAATCTGTGTCCAAGACG GTCCAAGCCCGAACTTCCTAATCGTGATGGAGTTCTGCGAAAAGGGGAGTTTGAGGCAGGTGCTGGACAGTGACTGTAAACTGCCCTGGTCCAGAAAGGCCCGGATGTGTCTGGACGCTGCTCAGGGGATTTATAG GCTGCACCAGTCCGAGCCGAAATTCAAATTTCACGGCTGCATCAGGAGTAGCAAGTTCCTGGTGGCGGTGGGATACACGGTGAAG CTGGGGGGCTTCGAGTTGGCAAAAACAGAGACGTCattaaggaagaaaaaagagggaaagCAAAGCGCCTCGTGCTACTGCTCGCCCCAGCAACTCAAGAAAATCGATCACTATGACAAGGCCTGTGAGATATACAG TCTAGGCATTGTCCTGTGGGAGATCGCAACACGGCAGGTGCCCTTTAAAG ACTGCACAACTTCAGACATCCACAAGAAGGTGTGCAAGGAGAAAGCCATGGAGCCCCTACCCGAAGACAGCCCTCCCCAATTAAAAGACCTCATCGTGGCCTGCCGTGCTTATGAGCCGTTCCATAGGCCAACAGCAGGAG TGCTGGTTGATAAGCTGCGAATGGTGGTGGAGAAGGGTGAGGAGGACTGA